The following coding sequences lie in one Halorarum halophilum genomic window:
- a CDS encoding DNA-directed DNA polymerase, protein MTNASLTDFAPPDADGGGGERPDEEAAFVAGDGAGHVNEVVDAQDIRVPESEGTLELMVTAVDYTVEGSGATEYPVVNVFGRTRDNTVEHVRVLGTEPYFYVPTADIEGRDLTEEYDVVVATRERTRGDDGEDPFESIRGERVTKVIAKTPRDVGQIREDFGRTYEADILFPNRFLIDNGVSSGIRVEERRLDDGRLQVFPGHLEPAEVDADIRVNTFDIEVDDRNGFPEDGEEPIVCLTSHDSYRDEYVAWLYDAPDGTALAPEELGTYEPYRDETEIEIRTFAEEDAMLDAFIEYVTETDPDVLTGWNFEDFDAPYFLDRCEVLDGASEHDLSPDRLSRVNETWRSGWGGPDVKGRVVFDLLYAYQRTQRSELDSYRLDAVGEVELDVGKERYTGDIGDLWEQDPERLLEYNVRDVELCVEIDKKGDVITFWNESRKLVGCQLEDATTPGDAVDMYVLHKAFGEFVLPTKGQQEGEEFEGGAVFEPITGVRENVTVLDLKSLYPMCMVTINASPETIVEDPEAYDGETYRAPNGTRFRKEPDGMMREMVDELLAERDQKKAARDDHEPGSDAYQQFDRQQAAVKVIMNSLYGVSGWERFRLYDKENAAAITAMGRRVIEFTEEAANEIGHEVAYGDTDSVMLELGPDVSTEEAIEQSFDIEAHINGRYDDFALEELDAEEHRFQIEFEKLYRRFFQAGKKKRYAGHIVWKEGKDVDDVDITGFEYKRSDIAPITKRVQREVIEMIVYGEDHGKVKEYVHDEIARFSEGDVDLEEIGIPGGIGKRLENYDTDTAQVRGAKYANLLLGTNFQRGSKPKRLYIEKVHPEFFRRMESVRGLDPQADPLYGEFKRNPDVICFEYADEVPDEFEVDWDKMLDKTLKGPIARVIEALGMSWDEVKTGQEQTGLGSFV, encoded by the coding sequence ATGACGAACGCGAGCCTCACGGACTTCGCCCCGCCCGACGCGGACGGGGGCGGCGGCGAGCGACCCGACGAGGAGGCCGCCTTCGTGGCGGGCGACGGGGCGGGGCACGTCAACGAGGTCGTCGACGCGCAGGACATCCGGGTGCCGGAATCGGAAGGGACGCTCGAACTGATGGTGACCGCGGTGGACTACACCGTCGAGGGGAGCGGCGCGACGGAGTATCCGGTCGTCAACGTGTTCGGACGAACCCGCGACAACACGGTCGAGCACGTCCGAGTGCTCGGGACGGAACCGTACTTCTACGTCCCGACGGCCGACATCGAGGGCCGGGACCTTACCGAGGAGTACGACGTCGTCGTCGCCACCCGCGAGCGCACGCGCGGCGACGACGGCGAGGACCCCTTCGAGAGCATCCGGGGCGAGCGCGTGACGAAGGTGATCGCGAAGACCCCGCGCGACGTCGGGCAGATCCGCGAGGACTTCGGGCGGACGTACGAGGCGGACATCCTGTTCCCGAACCGCTTCCTCATCGACAACGGCGTCAGTTCGGGCATCCGAGTCGAGGAGCGCCGCCTCGACGACGGCCGGCTCCAGGTGTTCCCGGGGCACCTCGAACCCGCCGAGGTGGACGCCGACATCCGCGTGAACACGTTCGACATCGAGGTCGACGACCGCAACGGCTTCCCTGAGGACGGCGAGGAGCCCATCGTCTGTCTCACGAGCCACGACTCGTACCGCGACGAGTACGTGGCGTGGCTGTACGACGCGCCCGACGGCACGGCGCTCGCTCCCGAGGAACTGGGGACGTACGAGCCGTATCGGGATGAAACCGAGATCGAGATCCGGACGTTCGCGGAAGAAGACGCGATGCTCGACGCGTTCATCGAGTACGTGACCGAGACGGACCCGGACGTGCTCACCGGCTGGAACTTCGAGGACTTCGACGCGCCGTACTTCCTCGACAGGTGCGAGGTGCTCGACGGGGCGAGCGAGCACGACCTCTCGCCCGACCGGCTCTCCCGCGTGAACGAGACGTGGCGCTCCGGGTGGGGCGGCCCGGACGTGAAGGGGCGGGTCGTCTTCGACCTGCTGTACGCCTACCAGCGGACCCAGCGTTCGGAACTCGACTCCTACCGGCTCGACGCCGTCGGCGAGGTCGAACTCGACGTCGGGAAGGAACGCTACACGGGCGACATCGGCGACCTCTGGGAACAGGACCCCGAGCGGCTCCTCGAGTACAACGTTCGCGACGTGGAGCTCTGCGTCGAGATCGACAAAAAGGGCGACGTCATCACGTTCTGGAACGAGTCCCGGAAGCTCGTCGGCTGCCAGCTCGAGGACGCGACGACGCCCGGCGACGCGGTGGACATGTACGTCCTCCACAAGGCGTTCGGCGAGTTCGTGCTCCCGACGAAGGGCCAGCAGGAGGGCGAGGAGTTCGAGGGCGGCGCCGTCTTCGAGCCCATCACCGGTGTCCGCGAGAACGTCACCGTGCTCGACCTGAAGTCGCTGTACCCGATGTGCATGGTGACCATCAACGCCTCGCCCGAGACCATCGTCGAGGACCCCGAGGCGTACGACGGCGAGACGTACCGGGCGCCCAACGGCACCCGGTTCCGGAAGGAGCCGGACGGGATGATGCGCGAGATGGTCGACGAACTGCTGGCCGAGCGCGACCAGAAGAAGGCCGCCCGGGACGACCACGAACCGGGCTCGGACGCCTACCAGCAGTTCGACCGGCAGCAGGCCGCGGTGAAGGTCATCATGAACTCGCTGTACGGCGTCTCCGGCTGGGAGCGGTTCCGGCTGTACGACAAGGAGAACGCGGCAGCGATCACCGCGATGGGCCGCCGCGTCATCGAGTTCACCGAGGAGGCCGCCAACGAGATTGGCCACGAGGTGGCGTACGGGGACACCGACTCCGTCATGCTGGAACTCGGCCCCGACGTCTCCACAGAGGAGGCCATCGAGCAGTCGTTCGACATCGAGGCGCACATCAACGGCCGCTACGACGACTTCGCGCTGGAGGAACTCGACGCCGAGGAGCACCGCTTCCAGATCGAGTTCGAGAAGCTCTATCGGCGCTTCTTCCAGGCGGGCAAGAAGAAGCGCTACGCCGGCCACATCGTCTGGAAGGAGGGGAAGGACGTCGACGACGTCGACATCACGGGGTTTGAGTACAAGCGCTCGGACATCGCCCCCATCACGAAGCGGGTCCAGCGCGAGGTCATCGAGATGATCGTCTACGGGGAGGATCACGGGAAGGTGAAGGAGTACGTCCACGACGAGATCGCCCGGTTCAGCGAGGGCGACGTCGACCTCGAGGAGATCGGCATCCCCGGCGGCATCGGGAAACGGCTGGAGAACTACGACACCGACACGGCGCAGGTCCGCGGGGCGAAGTACGCGAACCTGCTGCTCGGCACCAACTTCCAGCGCGGGTCGAAACCGAAGCGGCTCTACATCGAGAAGGTCCACCCCGAGTTCTTCCGCCGCATGGAGTCGGTGCGGGGACTGGACCCGCAGGCCGACCCGCTGTACGGGGAGTTCAAGCGGAACCCGGACGTCATCTGCTTCGAGTACGCCGACGAGGTGCCCGACGAGTTCGAGGTCGACTGGGACAAGATGCTCGACAAGACCCTGAAGGGCCCCATCGCCCGCGTCATCGAGGCGCTCGGGATGTCCTGGGACGAGGTCAAGACCGGCCAGGAGCAGACGGGGCTCGGCTCGTTCGTGTAA
- a CDS encoding DUF7322 domain-containing protein: MFDEDDDEEFPFAEPDPEERWGNPEEDLVSIPKQEVPEVENPADRLPDASEADPEVQLAFWTAVVYANVALFGVSFGLMLIGFRGQWRWGGGAVLVGLLAGIRVYQTYRSFRNRDRDGDDSDLDSS; the protein is encoded by the coding sequence GTGTTCGACGAGGACGACGACGAGGAGTTCCCCTTCGCGGAACCCGACCCCGAGGAGCGGTGGGGGAACCCCGAGGAGGACCTCGTCTCGATCCCGAAGCAGGAGGTCCCGGAGGTCGAGAACCCCGCCGACCGCCTTCCCGACGCGAGCGAGGCGGACCCCGAGGTCCAACTGGCGTTCTGGACCGCGGTGGTCTACGCCAACGTGGCCCTCTTCGGCGTCTCGTTCGGCCTGATGCTGATCGGGTTCCGCGGGCAGTGGCGGTGGGGCGGCGGGGCCGTGCTCGTCGGCCTGCTCGCCGGTATCCGGGTGTACCAGACGTATCGGTCGTTCCGGAATCGCGACCGCGACGGGGACGACTCAGACCTCGACTCCTCCTGA
- a CDS encoding DUF7331 family protein, translating into MSDPTDSTRDSTGADERPDEAVETVEAYEDDGRVVLYDAANPLAWVEASLAVSLSELA; encoded by the coding sequence ATGAGCGACCCAACTGACTCTACGCGGGATAGCACGGGCGCGGACGAGCGCCCGGACGAGGCCGTCGAGACGGTCGAGGCGTACGAGGACGACGGTCGGGTCGTGCTCTACGACGCGGCGAACCCACTCGCCTGGGTCGAAGCGAGCCTCGCCGTCTCGCTCAGCGAACTCGCCTGA
- the sufB gene encoding Fe-S cluster assembly protein SufB, whose translation MSSDQDHLKETDTEDRFDFKKEEKSAFQTEKGLNEETIRAISEDKDEPEWMYERRLRALKQFHAMPMPTDWPGQPDLSEVDVDEIVPYIRPDVDTRGGVDDWTELPDEIKDTFDKLGIPEAEKNALSGVGAQYESEVVYQNMQERWEDKGVVFCNMDEAVQEHEELVREHFMTTCVPPSDNKFAALHGAVWSGGSFVYVPEDTTVDMPVQAYFRMNSEGMGQFEHTLIIAEPGSEVHYIEGCSAPKYSAFNLHSGGVEVFVKDDAHVQYSTVQNWSKNTYNLNTKRAIVEKGGRMEWISGSMGSKATMLYPSSILKGRGASDNHITIAFAGEGQNIDTGAKVYHNAPNTKSTIESKSISKDGGRTNYRGLVHIADGAENSSTAVECDALMFDNESTSDTMPYMEINESKVDVAHEATVGKIGDEDVFYLQSRGLDDDDAKQMIVSGFIEPITEELPIEYAVELNRLVELEMEGSLG comes from the coding sequence ATGAGTTCAGATCAAGACCATCTAAAGGAGACCGACACGGAGGACCGCTTCGACTTCAAGAAGGAGGAGAAGTCGGCGTTCCAGACCGAGAAGGGCCTCAACGAGGAGACCATCCGAGCGATCTCGGAGGACAAGGACGAGCCGGAGTGGATGTACGAGCGCCGCCTGCGCGCGCTCAAGCAGTTCCACGCCATGCCGATGCCGACCGACTGGCCCGGCCAGCCCGACCTCAGCGAGGTCGACGTGGACGAGATCGTCCCGTACATCCGGCCGGACGTCGACACGCGCGGCGGCGTCGACGACTGGACCGAACTCCCCGACGAGATCAAGGACACGTTCGACAAACTGGGCATCCCGGAGGCCGAGAAGAACGCGCTCTCGGGCGTCGGCGCCCAGTACGAGTCCGAGGTCGTCTACCAGAACATGCAGGAGCGCTGGGAGGACAAGGGCGTCGTCTTCTGCAACATGGACGAGGCCGTCCAGGAGCACGAGGAGCTCGTCCGCGAGCACTTCATGACGACGTGCGTGCCGCCGAGCGACAACAAGTTCGCCGCGCTCCACGGCGCCGTCTGGTCCGGCGGGTCGTTCGTCTACGTCCCGGAGGACACGACCGTCGACATGCCGGTTCAGGCGTACTTCCGCATGAACTCCGAGGGGATGGGCCAGTTCGAGCACACGCTCATCATCGCGGAGCCGGGCTCGGAGGTCCACTACATCGAGGGCTGCTCGGCGCCGAAGTACTCGGCGTTCAACCTCCACTCGGGCGGCGTCGAGGTGTTCGTGAAGGACGACGCGCACGTCCAGTACTCGACCGTCCAGAACTGGTCGAAGAACACGTACAACCTCAACACCAAGCGTGCCATCGTGGAGAAGGGCGGCCGCATGGAGTGGATCTCGGGCTCCATGGGCTCGAAGGCGACGATGCTGTACCCCTCCTCCATCCTGAAGGGCCGCGGCGCGAGCGACAACCACATCACCATCGCGTTCGCCGGCGAGGGCCAGAACATCGACACCGGCGCGAAGGTGTACCACAACGCCCCGAACACGAAGTCGACCATCGAGTCGAAGTCCATCTCGAAGGACGGCGGCCGGACGAACTACCGCGGCCTCGTCCACATCGCCGACGGCGCGGAGAACTCCTCGACCGCGGTCGAGTGTGACGCGCTGATGTTCGACAACGAGTCGACCTCCGACACGATGCCGTACATGGAGATCAACGAGTCGAAGGTCGACGTCGCCCACGAGGCGACCGTCGGCAAGATCGGCGACGAGGACGTGTTCTACCTCCAGTCGCGCGGTCTCGACGACGACGACGCGAAGCAGATGATCGTCTCGGGCTTCATCGAGCCGATCACGGAGGAACTGCCCATAGAGTACGCGGTCGAGCTCAACCGCCTCGTGGAACTCGAGATGGAGGGGTCGCTCGGATGA
- a CDS encoding ABC transporter ATP-binding protein, with the protein MATLELSNLQAEVAETGEEILRGVDLEVNSGEIHALMGPNGSGKSTTAKVIAGHPAYEVTDGEVLLHLEDEDVSDLDVELDEDDYTWNLLELEPNERAALGIFLAFQYPAEIEGVTMTNFLRQALNAKLEEREELFEDEDETDEEEEEAGYDTSPMEGDIDEGEIGVAEFQQLLKEKMELLDMDEKFASRYLNAGFSGGEKKQNEVLQAAILEPTIAVLDEIDSGLDIDRLQDVSKGINALRDEQGTGILQITHYQRILDYVEPDHVHIMLDGKIAKSGDASLAQDLEDEGYDWVRDEVYGTA; encoded by the coding sequence ATGGCAACACTCGAACTGAGCAACCTGCAGGCGGAAGTCGCCGAGACGGGGGAGGAGATCCTCCGGGGCGTCGACCTCGAGGTGAACAGCGGAGAGATCCACGCGCTGATGGGCCCGAACGGCTCCGGGAAGTCCACGACGGCGAAGGTCATCGCGGGCCACCCGGCCTACGAGGTCACGGACGGGGAGGTCCTGCTCCACCTCGAGGACGAGGACGTGTCGGACCTGGACGTAGAGCTGGACGAGGACGACTACACCTGGAACCTGCTCGAACTGGAGCCGAACGAGCGCGCCGCGCTCGGCATCTTCCTCGCCTTCCAGTACCCCGCGGAGATCGAGGGCGTCACGATGACGAACTTCCTCCGCCAGGCGCTCAACGCGAAGCTCGAGGAGCGCGAGGAGCTGTTCGAGGACGAGGACGAGACCGACGAGGAAGAGGAGGAAGCGGGCTACGACACCTCCCCGATGGAGGGGGACATCGACGAGGGCGAGATCGGCGTCGCCGAGTTCCAGCAGCTCCTGAAGGAGAAGATGGAGCTGCTCGACATGGACGAGAAGTTCGCCTCGCGCTACCTCAACGCCGGCTTCTCCGGCGGGGAGAAGAAGCAGAACGAGGTGCTCCAGGCGGCCATCCTCGAGCCGACCATCGCCGTGCTCGACGAGATCGACTCCGGGCTGGACATCGACCGCCTGCAGGACGTCTCCAAGGGCATCAACGCCCTGCGCGACGAGCAGGGCACCGGCATCCTGCAGATCACCCACTACCAGCGCATCCTCGACTACGTCGAGCCGGACCACGTGCACATCATGCTCGACGGGAAGATCGCCAAGAGCGGCGACGCATCGCTCGCGCAGGATCTCGAGGACGAGGGGTACGACTGGGTCCGCGACGAGGTGTACGGCACCGCGTAA
- a CDS encoding DUF7346 family protein, which produces MQSVRDEDGTRYILLKRSAESSRVRDPETGEERYVPNERLTSGEESPLAIAATGVPEEVRRAVLACRDDRALGLLVEFVDRGPLAVRTLLDGYDLCESDLHGLVAEFRAAGLLDETTVAGERGYEPTDAARDAVRRFRE; this is translated from the coding sequence GTGCAGTCAGTCCGCGACGAGGACGGAACCCGCTACATCCTGCTCAAGCGGTCCGCGGAGTCGAGCCGCGTCCGCGACCCGGAGACGGGCGAGGAGCGGTACGTCCCGAACGAGCGACTCACGTCGGGGGAGGAGTCCCCGCTGGCGATCGCCGCGACTGGCGTTCCCGAGGAGGTTCGCCGTGCGGTGCTGGCGTGCCGGGACGACCGCGCGCTCGGCCTGCTCGTCGAGTTCGTCGACCGCGGGCCGCTCGCGGTGCGGACGCTCCTCGACGGATACGACCTCTGCGAGTCGGACCTCCACGGCCTCGTCGCCGAGTTCCGGGCGGCCGGACTGCTCGACGAGACCACGGTCGCCGGCGAACGCGGCTACGAGCCGACTGACGCCGCCCGCGATGCGGTCCGTCGATTTCGGGAGTAA
- the rad50 gene encoding DNA double-strand break repair ATPase Rad50 encodes MRFDRVRLRNFKPYADTDLRLSEGVTVIHGLNGSGKSSLLEACFFALYGSAGLDGTLEDVVTNGADETEVELWFTHEGESYHIHREVKRYGDQIQTTTCTLEGNDGTVTRDGATEVRSFVVDLLRMDAEAFVNCAYVRQGEVNKLINATPSGRQDMIDDLLQLGKLEEYRERAADARLGVEDVLGEKRGALSTVADQLEEKEEADLHDRLNGLQSDLKELDANVERYEEQRSKAESTREEARDVLDRYEEKREELESVEADIEELESAIREGEAEREELASTVGETRDRLATLREKLSERVAETQLDEASEAAIEERRAELDEREADLRADRDEARNEATAFENQSTNLAERADDDAKRADEKRDEAGTLDDDVESARETLSEREDSLSELDAEREELEATFEDAPVGPGEAESHRDGVREELDDLRDDVTEVTASLSTARASVEEAEALLEEGKCPECGQPVDDSPHVDTLAEDRERVSDLEDELADLRERESELESELARAEELVEAGNRIGELESTRRLVEDGIEEKRAEIEEKRDRAETLREEAGELDDRAEEKREIAERKAEQAEAARDRVAEIDEELEELDADRDRIDGVESTREAIADAETEIERLEERRSDLADRNGERREFLAGKRDRRDELREGFDEDQVETARERLSNAESYIEQVSGTLEQLAERRDELTSAIGAVERELDELEELRERHDDLAERVAALESVHEESEELEAMYGDLRAELRRRNVESLERMLNETFDLVYANDAYSHIELDGEYALTVYQKDGEPLDPEQLSGGERALFNLSLRCAIYRLLAEGIEGAAPTPPLILDEPTVFLDSGHVSRLVDLVDEMRGFGVRQILIVSHDDELVGAADDLVRVEKNPTTNRSSVERTDEASLADLDAVADD; translated from the coding sequence ATGAGGTTCGACCGCGTGCGCCTGCGGAACTTCAAGCCGTACGCCGACACCGACCTCCGGCTCTCCGAGGGCGTGACGGTCATCCACGGGCTGAACGGGAGCGGGAAGTCCTCGCTGCTGGAGGCGTGTTTCTTCGCCCTCTACGGATCGGCTGGACTCGACGGAACGCTCGAGGACGTCGTGACCAACGGTGCCGACGAGACCGAGGTCGAACTCTGGTTCACCCACGAGGGCGAGTCCTACCACATCCACCGCGAAGTGAAGCGGTACGGCGATCAGATCCAGACGACGACGTGCACCCTGGAGGGGAACGACGGCACGGTAACACGGGACGGCGCGACCGAGGTCCGGTCGTTCGTGGTCGACCTGCTCCGCATGGACGCGGAGGCGTTCGTCAACTGCGCGTACGTCCGGCAGGGCGAGGTGAACAAGCTCATCAATGCGACGCCGAGCGGGCGTCAGGACATGATCGACGACCTGCTCCAGCTCGGGAAGCTCGAGGAGTACCGCGAGCGGGCGGCCGACGCGAGGCTCGGCGTCGAGGACGTGCTCGGCGAGAAGCGCGGCGCGCTCTCGACGGTGGCCGACCAGCTCGAGGAGAAGGAGGAGGCCGACCTCCACGACCGACTGAACGGGCTCCAGTCCGACCTGAAGGAACTGGACGCGAACGTCGAGCGCTACGAGGAACAGCGTTCGAAGGCGGAGTCGACCCGAGAGGAGGCTCGCGACGTCCTCGACCGGTACGAGGAGAAACGGGAGGAGCTCGAGTCGGTCGAGGCGGACATCGAGGAGCTCGAGTCCGCGATCCGCGAGGGAGAGGCCGAGCGCGAGGAACTCGCCTCGACGGTAGGTGAGACACGCGACCGGCTGGCGACACTGCGGGAGAAGCTCTCTGAGCGGGTCGCGGAGACCCAGCTCGACGAGGCGTCCGAAGCGGCGATCGAGGAACGGCGGGCCGAGCTGGATGAACGCGAAGCCGACCTCCGCGCCGACCGTGACGAGGCCCGGAACGAGGCCACGGCGTTCGAGAACCAGTCGACAAACCTCGCCGAGCGCGCCGACGACGACGCGAAGCGCGCCGACGAGAAGCGCGACGAGGCGGGGACGCTCGACGACGACGTGGAGTCGGCACGGGAGACGCTCTCGGAGCGGGAGGACTCCCTCTCCGAGCTCGACGCCGAACGCGAGGAGCTGGAGGCGACGTTCGAGGATGCGCCCGTCGGACCGGGCGAGGCCGAGTCACACCGCGACGGCGTCCGCGAGGAACTCGACGACCTCAGGGACGACGTCACCGAGGTCACGGCGTCGCTCTCGACCGCGCGAGCCAGCGTCGAGGAGGCCGAGGCGCTCCTCGAGGAGGGGAAGTGCCCCGAGTGCGGCCAGCCAGTAGACGACTCCCCGCACGTGGACACGCTCGCCGAGGATCGCGAACGCGTGAGCGACCTGGAGGACGAGCTGGCGGACCTGCGGGAACGCGAGTCCGAACTCGAGTCCGAACTCGCCCGCGCGGAAGAGCTCGTCGAGGCCGGGAACCGCATCGGCGAACTGGAGAGCACGCGCCGGCTCGTCGAGGACGGCATCGAGGAGAAGCGCGCCGAGATCGAGGAGAAGCGGGACCGCGCCGAGACGCTCCGCGAGGAGGCCGGGGAACTCGACGACCGGGCCGAGGAGAAACGCGAGATCGCGGAACGGAAGGCCGAGCAGGCCGAGGCGGCCCGCGATCGGGTCGCCGAAATCGACGAAGAGCTGGAGGAGCTCGACGCCGACCGCGACCGGATCGACGGTGTCGAATCGACGCGCGAGGCCATCGCCGACGCGGAGACCGAGATCGAACGCCTGGAGGAGCGCCGGTCGGACCTCGCGGACCGGAACGGCGAGCGGCGGGAGTTCCTCGCGGGGAAGCGCGACCGGCGCGACGAACTCCGGGAGGGGTTCGACGAGGACCAGGTCGAGACGGCGCGCGAGCGTCTCTCGAACGCCGAGTCGTACATCGAGCAGGTGTCGGGGACGCTGGAGCAACTCGCCGAGCGTCGGGACGAACTCACGAGCGCCATCGGCGCCGTCGAGCGCGAACTGGACGAACTGGAGGAGCTCCGGGAGCGCCACGACGATCTGGCCGAGCGGGTCGCCGCGCTCGAATCGGTCCACGAGGAGTCGGAGGAGCTCGAGGCGATGTACGGCGACCTCCGGGCGGAGCTCCGCCGCCGGAACGTCGAGAGCCTCGAACGGATGCTCAACGAGACGTTCGACCTCGTGTACGCCAACGACGCCTACTCGCACATCGAACTGGACGGCGAGTACGCGCTCACCGTCTACCAGAAGGACGGCGAGCCGCTCGACCCCGAACAGCTCTCGGGCGGGGAACGCGCGCTGTTCAACCTCTCGCTCAGGTGTGCCATCTACCGCCTCCTCGCGGAGGGAATCGAGGGTGCGGCGCCGACGCCGCCGCTCATCCTCGACGAGCCGACCGTGTTCCTCGACTCGGGCCACGTCTCCCGGCTGGTCGACCTGGTCGACGAGATGCGTGGCTTCGGCGTCCGGCAGATCCTCATCGTGAGCCACGACGACGAACTCGTCGGCGCGGCCGACGACCTCGTGCGGGTGGAGAAGAACCCGACGACGAACCGATCGTCCGTCGAGCGAACCGACGAGGCGTCGCTCGCGGACCTCGACGCCGTCGCCGACGACTGA